The Mesorhizobium sp. B1-1-8 genome contains a region encoding:
- a CDS encoding mannitol dehydrogenase family protein has product MTVKLSSSNLAKLPSNVSGPRYDRAALKAGIVHFGVGNFHRSHQAVYLDDLFNSGIGQDWALIGAGVFEGEKVGRSKLEEQDWLTTVVEQDQGHMSAHVTGAMVDFLMPGDAAAIVEQLADPAIRIVSLTITEGGYFIDPASGVFNPTHPDIVADAQPGAVPKTVFGIILAGLVRRRADGIVPFTVMSCDNIPHNGHVTSDGVIGLARLIDEDLADWVRDNVAFPNGMVDRITPATTDRERAILASDFGLEDNWPVFCEPFRQWVLEDHFTDGRPPLEKVGVQFVKDVAPYELMKIRILNGGHAAIAYPAGLMDIHFVHEAMQEPLVRGFLAKLERDEIIPTVPPVPDTVLEDYYQLIERRFSNPKIGDTIRRLCLDGSNRQPKFIIPTIADRLKAGKGVAGLALESALWCRYCLGTTDSGAVTEPNDPNWDRLQTAAKAAKDAPGAWLAMEDIYGDVGRSAAFAEAFAHALNVLWANGARETLTRYLAGKL; this is encoded by the coding sequence ATGACCGTGAAACTCTCTTCCTCAAACCTCGCCAAACTCCCTTCCAACGTCTCCGGTCCGCGATATGACCGCGCCGCGCTGAAGGCCGGCATCGTCCATTTCGGCGTCGGCAATTTCCACCGCTCGCACCAGGCCGTCTATCTCGATGATCTATTCAACTCGGGGATCGGCCAAGACTGGGCGCTGATCGGCGCCGGTGTGTTCGAGGGCGAGAAGGTCGGCCGCTCGAAGCTTGAGGAACAGGACTGGCTGACCACCGTGGTCGAGCAGGACCAGGGCCATATGAGCGCCCACGTCACCGGCGCTATGGTCGATTTCCTGATGCCTGGCGATGCGGCGGCCATTGTCGAGCAGCTCGCCGACCCGGCGATCAGGATCGTCTCGCTGACCATCACCGAAGGCGGCTATTTCATCGACCCGGCCTCCGGCGTGTTCAACCCGACCCATCCCGACATCGTCGCCGACGCGCAGCCAGGTGCCGTACCGAAGACCGTGTTCGGCATCATCCTTGCCGGGCTTGTGCGCCGGCGCGCCGACGGCATCGTGCCGTTCACCGTCATGTCCTGCGACAACATCCCTCATAACGGCCATGTCACCTCCGATGGCGTCATCGGCCTCGCCCGGCTGATCGACGAGGATCTGGCCGACTGGGTCAGGGACAATGTCGCCTTTCCGAACGGCATGGTCGACCGCATCACGCCGGCCACCACCGACCGCGAACGTGCCATCCTGGCCAGCGATTTCGGGCTGGAGGACAATTGGCCGGTGTTCTGCGAGCCGTTCCGGCAATGGGTGTTGGAAGACCATTTCACCGACGGCCGTCCGCCGCTGGAAAAGGTCGGCGTGCAGTTCGTCAAGGATGTCGCGCCCTATGAGCTGATGAAGATACGCATCCTCAACGGCGGCCATGCAGCAATCGCCTATCCGGCCGGGCTGATGGACATCCATTTCGTCCATGAGGCGATGCAGGAACCGCTGGTGCGCGGCTTCCTCGCCAAGCTCGAGCGCGACGAGATCATCCCGACCGTGCCGCCGGTACCGGATACGGTGCTGGAGGATTATTATCAGCTCATCGAGCGCCGCTTCTCCAACCCGAAGATCGGCGACACCATCCGCAGGCTTTGTCTTGACGGCTCCAACCGGCAGCCGAAATTCATCATCCCGACCATTGCCGACCGGCTGAAGGCGGGCAAGGGCGTCGCCGGTCTGGCGCTGGAATCGGCGCTCTGGTGCCGCTACTGCCTCGGCACCACCGACAGCGGCGCCGTCACCGAACCGAACGACCCTAATTGGGACCGGCTGCAGACGGCCGCGAAGGCCGCCAAGGATGCACCCGGCGCCTGGCTTGCCATGGAAGACATCTATGGCGATGTCGGCCGCTCGGCCGCTTTCGCCGAGGCCTTCGCCCACGCGCTCAACGTGCTGTGGGCAAACGGCGCGCGCGAGACGCTGACGCGCTACCTCGCCGGCAAGCTCTGA
- a CDS encoding L-iditol 2-dehydrogenase — protein MRLKGKSALITGSARGIGRAFAEAYAREGATVAIADINLEAAQATAKAIGPAAHAVKLDVTDQSSIAVAVKAVEAKTGGLDILINNAALFDLAPIVEISKASYDRLFSVNVAGTLFMLQAAARSMIAAGRGGRIINMASQAGRRGEPLVAVYCATKAAVISLTQSAGLDLIKHRINVNAIAPGVVDGEHWDHVDAMFAKYENRPKGEKKRLVGESVPYGRMGRAEDLTGMAVFLASDEAEYIVAQTYNVDGGQWMS, from the coding sequence GTGAGGCTGAAAGGCAAATCGGCGCTGATCACCGGATCGGCGCGCGGCATCGGCAGGGCCTTCGCCGAGGCCTATGCGCGCGAAGGGGCGACGGTGGCGATCGCCGACATCAACCTCGAAGCGGCGCAAGCCACCGCCAAGGCGATCGGTCCGGCCGCCCATGCGGTCAAGCTCGACGTCACCGATCAGTCCTCGATCGCGGTGGCGGTGAAGGCGGTCGAGGCGAAAACCGGCGGCCTTGATATCCTGATCAACAACGCCGCGCTTTTCGATTTGGCGCCGATCGTCGAGATCAGCAAGGCGAGCTACGACAGGCTGTTTTCGGTCAATGTCGCGGGCACGCTGTTCATGCTGCAGGCGGCTGCCCGCTCGATGATCGCCGCTGGCCGGGGTGGCAGGATCATCAACATGGCAAGCCAGGCCGGCCGGCGCGGCGAGCCGCTGGTCGCCGTCTACTGCGCCACCAAAGCGGCCGTCATTTCGCTGACGCAATCGGCCGGGCTGGATTTGATCAAGCACCGCATCAACGTCAACGCCATCGCACCCGGAGTCGTCGACGGCGAGCATTGGGATCATGTCGATGCGATGTTCGCCAAATACGAAAACCGGCCGAAGGGTGAAAAGAAAAGGCTGGTCGGCGAAAGCGTGCCCTATGGCCGCATGGGCAGGGCCGAGGACCTCACCGGCATGGCCGTGTTTCTCGCCAGCGACGAGGCCGAATACATTGTCGCCCAGACCTACAATGTCGATGGCGGCCAATGGATGAGCTGA
- a CDS encoding ABC transporter ATP-binding protein has product MGNITLKNVSKSFGSTTIIPNIDLVIEDGEFVVFVGPSGCGKSTLLRLIAGLEDTSGGTINIDGRDVTGEAPAKRKLAMVFQSYALYPHMTVAKNIAFPLKMAGEDQATIDKKVKDAARILNLTNYLERRPGQLSGGQRQRVAIGRAIVRQPSAFLFDEPLSNLDAALRGTMRLEISELHQQLNTTMIYVTHDQVEAMTMADKIVVLNAGNIEQVGSPMELYKTPRNLFVAGFIGSPKMNLIEGAPAAKYGAKTVGIRPEHMLISTTAGDWKATVGVAEHLGSDTFLHVQADGVGPLTVRADGELAVQHGDTIYLTPDKAKLHRFGADGKAMAQ; this is encoded by the coding sequence ATGGGAAACATCACGCTCAAGAACGTCTCCAAGTCCTTCGGGTCGACGACAATCATTCCGAACATCGACCTCGTCATCGAGGACGGCGAGTTCGTGGTGTTCGTCGGCCCGTCCGGTTGCGGCAAGTCCACGCTGCTGCGCCTGATCGCCGGACTGGAGGACACCAGCGGCGGCACCATCAACATTGACGGTCGCGACGTCACCGGCGAAGCCCCGGCCAAGCGCAAGCTTGCCATGGTGTTCCAGTCCTACGCGCTCTATCCGCATATGACGGTAGCCAAGAACATCGCCTTTCCGCTGAAGATGGCGGGCGAGGATCAGGCGACCATCGACAAGAAGGTGAAGGACGCCGCGCGCATCCTGAACCTCACCAACTACCTCGAGCGCCGTCCCGGCCAGCTCTCCGGCGGCCAGCGCCAGCGCGTCGCCATCGGCCGCGCCATCGTTCGCCAGCCTTCGGCCTTTCTGTTCGACGAGCCGCTGTCCAATCTCGACGCGGCCTTGCGCGGCACCATGCGCCTCGAGATCAGCGAGCTTCACCAACAGCTGAATACGACGATGATCTACGTCACCCACGACCAGGTCGAGGCGATGACCATGGCCGACAAGATCGTCGTCCTCAACGCCGGCAACATCGAGCAGGTCGGCTCGCCGATGGAGCTTTACAAGACGCCGAGGAACCTGTTCGTCGCCGGTTTCATCGGCTCGCCCAAGATGAACCTGATCGAAGGCGCGCCGGCAGCCAAATACGGCGCCAAGACGGTCGGCATCCGGCCCGAGCACATGCTGATCTCGACCACCGCGGGCGACTGGAAGGCAACCGTCGGCGTCGCCGAGCATCTCGGCTCCGACACTTTCCTGCACGTCCAGGCCGACGGCGTCGGTCCGCTGACCGTGCGCGCCGACGGCGAGCTCGCCGTCCAGCATGGCGACACCATCTACCTGACGCCGGACAAGGCCAAGCTGCATCGCTTCGGCGCCGACGGCAAGGCGATGGCGCAGTGA
- a CDS encoding carbohydrate ABC transporter permease produces MARAVTTQHKTIATAAAWIVAFLIFFPILYTIITSFKSEQEAIQGFNLIPSGTMESYSEVQAQNGYFKFFLNSVILSVGSTIIALLVAIPAAWSMAFSPSKRTKDVLMWMLSTKMMPAVAVLFPIYLIFRNTGLLDSRIGLTVMLMLINLPIVVWMLYTYFREIPGEILEAARMDGASLWNEIIYVLTPMAVPGIASTMLLNIILAWNEAFWTIRLTTTNAAPLTAFISSFSSPQGLFWAKLSAASTLAIAPILIMGWFSQKQLVRGLTFGAVK; encoded by the coding sequence ATGGCCCGCGCAGTCACCACCCAGCACAAGACGATCGCCACGGCCGCGGCTTGGATCGTCGCCTTTCTGATCTTCTTCCCGATCCTCTACACGATCATCACCTCGTTCAAGTCGGAGCAGGAGGCGATCCAGGGCTTCAACCTGATCCCGTCAGGCACCATGGAAAGCTATTCCGAGGTCCAGGCGCAGAACGGCTATTTCAAGTTCTTCCTGAATTCGGTGATCCTGTCGGTGGGCTCGACGATCATCGCCCTCTTGGTCGCCATCCCGGCGGCATGGTCGATGGCGTTTTCGCCGTCCAAGCGCACCAAGGACGTCCTGATGTGGATGCTCTCCACCAAGATGATGCCGGCGGTCGCGGTGCTGTTCCCGATCTACCTGATCTTCCGCAACACCGGCCTGCTCGACAGCCGCATCGGCCTCACCGTTATGCTGATGCTGATCAATCTGCCGATCGTAGTCTGGATGCTCTACACCTATTTCCGCGAAATCCCGGGCGAGATCCTCGAAGCGGCGCGCATGGACGGCGCCTCGCTGTGGAACGAGATCATCTACGTGCTGACGCCGATGGCCGTGCCGGGCATCGCCTCGACCATGCTGTTGAACATCATCCTGGCCTGGAACGAGGCGTTCTGGACGATCCGGCTGACCACCACCAACGCCGCGCCGCTCACCGCCTTCATCAGCTCCTTCTCCAGTCCGCAAGGCCTGTTCTGGGCCAAGCTTTCGGCCGCCTCGACGCTGGCGATCGCGCCGATCCTGATCATGGGCTGGTTCAGCCAGAAACAGCTGGTGCGCGGCCTGACCTTTGGTGCCGTGAAGTAA
- a CDS encoding carbohydrate ABC transporter permease, translated as MATQQTRSLARFMLAPSVVLLFVWMIVPLAFTIWFSLLQYNPLNPIRDGFVWFANYKLFYSNPAFLYSILNTLTIVVSVLVITVVGGILLALLIDQPMWGQGIVRILVISPFFVMPPVAALVWKNMIMHPQYGVFADIARFFGLQPIDWFGQHPLTAIIIIVAWQWLPFATLILLTSLQSLDGEQKEAAEMDGAGFLSRFWYLTLPHMSRAITVVILIQTIFLLSVYAEILVTTNGGPGYASTNLPFLVYQKALLEFKIGQASAGGVIAVILANIVAFFAMRAVGKNLDR; from the coding sequence ATGGCTACTCAGCAAACCCGTTCGCTTGCGCGTTTCATGTTGGCGCCTTCCGTGGTGCTGCTGTTCGTCTGGATGATCGTCCCGCTGGCCTTTACGATCTGGTTTTCGTTGCTCCAGTACAACCCGCTGAATCCGATCCGTGACGGCTTCGTCTGGTTCGCAAATTACAAGCTTTTCTATTCGAACCCGGCCTTCCTGTATTCGATCCTCAACACGCTCACCATCGTCGTCAGCGTGCTTGTGATCACCGTGGTTGGCGGCATTCTTCTCGCGCTGCTCATCGATCAGCCGATGTGGGGCCAGGGCATCGTTCGCATTCTGGTGATTTCGCCGTTCTTCGTCATGCCGCCGGTGGCCGCCCTTGTCTGGAAGAACATGATCATGCACCCGCAATACGGCGTCTTCGCCGACATTGCGCGCTTCTTCGGCCTGCAGCCGATCGATTGGTTCGGCCAGCATCCCCTCACCGCAATTATCATCATTGTCGCCTGGCAATGGCTGCCCTTCGCGACGCTGATCCTGTTGACGTCGTTGCAGTCGCTCGACGGCGAGCAGAAGGAAGCGGCCGAGATGGATGGCGCCGGCTTCCTCAGCCGATTCTGGTATCTGACGCTGCCGCACATGTCGCGGGCGATCACCGTCGTCATCCTGATCCAGACGATTTTCCTGCTTTCGGTCTATGCCGAGATCCTGGTTACCACCAATGGCGGCCCCGGCTACGCCTCCACCAACCTGCCTTTCCTCGTCTACCAGAAGGCATTGCTTGAGTTCAAAATCGGCCAGGCATCCGCCGGCGGTGTCATCGCCGTCATTCTCGCCAACATCGTTGCCTTCTTCGCCATGCGCGCCGTCGGCAAGAACCTCGACAGGTAA
- a CDS encoding ABC transporter substrate-binding protein, with product MKLRTLTLGLLSASAFAFAAHAESITIATVNNGDMVRMQKLTDDFTKANPDIQLNWVTLEENVLRERVTTDIATKGGQYDVMTIGTYEVPIWAKQSWLLPLDKLGEDYDAKDIIPAIAGGLSVDGKLYAAPFYGESSFVMYRKDLMEKAGLKMPDAPTWDFIKQAADKMTDRANGVNGVCLRGKAGWGENMAFLTAMSNSFGARWFDENWKPQFDQPEWKNTLQFYVDLMKADGPEGASSNGFNENLALFQQGKCGMWIDATVAASFVSDPKSSKVADKVGYALAPDKGLGKRGNWLWAWSLAIPAGTQKADAAEKFVSWATSKHYAELVASKEGWANVPPGTRSSLYANPEYQKAAPFAKMTLDSINAADPTHPTVKPVPYVGVQFVAIPEFQGLGTTVGQLFSAALAGQSSVDDALKQAQDAATAAMTEGGYIK from the coding sequence ATGAAACTTCGCACGCTCACACTGGGCCTGTTGTCGGCCAGCGCTTTCGCTTTCGCCGCGCATGCCGAATCCATCACCATCGCCACCGTCAACAATGGCGATATGGTCCGCATGCAGAAGCTGACCGACGACTTCACCAAGGCTAACCCCGACATCCAGCTGAATTGGGTCACGCTCGAGGAGAACGTGCTGCGCGAGCGCGTCACCACCGACATCGCCACCAAGGGCGGCCAATACGACGTCATGACCATCGGCACCTACGAGGTTCCGATCTGGGCCAAGCAGAGCTGGCTGCTGCCGCTCGACAAGCTCGGCGAAGACTATGACGCCAAGGACATCATCCCGGCCATCGCCGGCGGCCTCTCGGTCGACGGCAAGCTGTATGCCGCGCCCTTCTACGGCGAAAGCTCCTTCGTCATGTATCGCAAGGACCTGATGGAGAAGGCGGGCTTGAAGATGCCCGACGCGCCGACTTGGGACTTCATCAAGCAGGCCGCCGACAAGATGACCGACCGCGCCAACGGCGTGAACGGCGTGTGCCTGCGCGGCAAGGCCGGCTGGGGCGAAAACATGGCCTTCCTCACCGCCATGTCGAATTCCTTCGGCGCCCGCTGGTTCGACGAGAACTGGAAGCCGCAGTTCGACCAGCCGGAATGGAAGAACACGCTGCAATTCTATGTCGACCTGATGAAGGCCGACGGGCCGGAAGGCGCTTCCTCCAACGGCTTCAACGAAAACCTGGCGCTGTTCCAGCAGGGCAAGTGCGGCATGTGGATCGACGCGACCGTCGCCGCCTCCTTCGTCTCCGATCCGAAGAGCTCGAAGGTCGCCGACAAGGTCGGCTACGCACTGGCGCCCGACAAGGGCCTGGGCAAGCGCGGCAACTGGCTGTGGGCGTGGTCGCTGGCCATTCCGGCCGGCACGCAGAAGGCCGACGCCGCCGAGAAGTTCGTCTCCTGGGCGACCAGCAAGCACTATGCCGAGCTCGTCGCTTCGAAAGAAGGCTGGGCCAACGTTCCTCCGGGCACGCGCTCCTCGCTCTACGCCAATCCGGAGTACCAGAAGGCAGCACCCTTCGCCAAGATGACGCTGGACTCCATCAACGCCGCCGATCCCACGCATCCGACCGTCAAGCCGGTGCCCTATGTCGGCGTGCAGTTCGTCGCCATTCCTGAATTCCAGGGCCTCGGCACCACCGTCGGCCAGCTCTTCTCGGCCGCCCTCGCCGGCCAGTCGAGCGTCGACGACGCGCTGAAGCAGGCCCAGGACGCCGCGACCGCGGCGATGACCGAAGGTGGCTATATCAAGTAA
- the gcvA gene encoding transcriptional regulator GcvA encodes MPDLSSRQVSQLPPLQAIRVFEAVARHLSFTKAAEELGMTQAAASYQIKLLEERVGAPLFLRRPRQIELTEPGQRLAPAVSEAFSLLSSAYAAARTGADGLLCITTVLTFASNWLAHHLGSFQVAHPTLAVRLDTSSRLTDFAREDVDLAIRSGGGKWPGLEAFKLLDADFTPMLSPKLAQSIGGVKEPADLLRLPILDPGDIWWTQWFEAAGVHSHDLATRPGSSMGAQAYEANAAIAGHGVAILTRALFKAELADGRLIQPFDLVGDDGHAYWLVYPESRRNVPKIRAFRDWLLAEIAC; translated from the coding sequence ATGCCTGACCTCAGCTCGCGACAGGTTTCGCAACTCCCGCCGCTGCAGGCGATCAGGGTGTTCGAAGCCGTGGCGCGGCACCTTTCTTTCACCAAGGCCGCCGAGGAGCTCGGCATGACGCAGGCGGCCGCCAGCTATCAGATCAAGCTGCTGGAGGAGCGCGTTGGCGCGCCTTTGTTCCTGCGCCGTCCCCGTCAGATCGAGCTGACCGAGCCCGGACAACGCCTGGCGCCCGCCGTCAGCGAGGCGTTCTCCTTGCTGAGCAGCGCCTATGCCGCCGCCCGCACCGGCGCCGACGGGCTGTTGTGCATCACCACGGTGCTGACCTTTGCCTCGAACTGGCTGGCGCACCATCTAGGATCTTTCCAGGTTGCTCATCCGACGCTTGCCGTGCGGCTCGATACGTCGAGCCGCCTGACCGATTTCGCGCGCGAGGATGTCGATCTCGCCATCCGGTCGGGGGGCGGCAAGTGGCCGGGTCTTGAAGCTTTCAAATTGCTCGATGCCGATTTTACGCCGATGCTGAGCCCGAAGCTCGCGCAGAGCATCGGCGGGGTCAAGGAGCCGGCCGACCTCCTGCGGCTGCCGATCCTCGATCCTGGCGACATCTGGTGGACGCAGTGGTTCGAAGCCGCCGGCGTTCATTCGCACGACCTTGCCACGCGGCCCGGCAGCAGCATGGGCGCGCAGGCCTACGAGGCCAATGCGGCAATCGCCGGCCATGGCGTTGCGATCCTGACCCGGGCGCTGTTCAAGGCGGAACTGGCCGACGGCCGCCTGATCCAGCCTTTCGACCTTGTTGGCGACGATGGCCATGCCTACTGGCTGGTCTACCCGGAGTCGCGCCGCAATGTGCCGAAGATCCGGGCCTTCCGCGACTGGCTGCTGGCCGAGATCGCCTGCTGA
- a CDS encoding sugar-binding transcriptional regulator: MNSRQETGSTRLDDAARAGWLYYVAGNTQDQIAATLGISRQTAQRLVSLAVSEGLIKVRVDHPIANCLDLAARLKSRFALDLVEVVPSDPTSSSTTIGVAEAAAAEIERRLRSPTPIVMAIGTGRTLKAAIELLPPMDCPHHKVVSLTGNISPDGSAAFYNVIFSMADRVKARSFPMPLPVIASSSQEREMLLNQPMIQPTLALAAEADVTFVGIGDLGPRAPLYEDGFISEAELKALQKAGGIAEIVGWVFDREGRMIEGITNDRVSSAALPSRERSLVIALAMGERKLPGILAAVNRRLVNGLITDERTATALLGG; this comes from the coding sequence GTGAATTCGCGACAGGAAACCGGCAGCACCAGGTTGGACGACGCCGCGCGCGCCGGCTGGCTCTATTACGTTGCCGGCAACACGCAGGACCAGATCGCCGCCACACTTGGCATCTCCAGGCAGACGGCGCAGCGCCTGGTATCGCTGGCGGTGTCGGAAGGCCTGATCAAGGTGCGGGTCGATCATCCGATCGCCAATTGCCTCGACCTCGCAGCGCGGCTGAAGTCGCGCTTCGCGCTCGATCTGGTCGAGGTGGTGCCGAGCGATCCGACCTCGTCCTCGACGACGATCGGCGTCGCCGAGGCGGCCGCGGCCGAGATCGAACGGCGGCTGCGTTCGCCGACGCCCATTGTCATGGCGATCGGCACCGGCCGCACGCTGAAGGCGGCGATCGAGCTATTGCCGCCGATGGATTGCCCGCATCACAAGGTGGTGTCGTTGACCGGCAACATCTCGCCCGACGGCTCGGCCGCCTTCTACAACGTCATCTTCTCCATGGCCGACCGCGTCAAGGCGCGCTCCTTCCCGATGCCGCTGCCGGTTATCGCATCCTCGTCGCAGGAGCGCGAAATGCTGCTCAACCAGCCGATGATCCAGCCGACGCTGGCGCTGGCGGCGGAGGCCGACGTCACCTTCGTCGGCATTGGCGACCTCGGGCCCAGGGCGCCGCTCTACGAGGACGGATTCATCTCCGAAGCGGAATTGAAAGCGCTGCAAAAGGCCGGCGGCATCGCCGAGATCGTCGGCTGGGTGTTCGACCGCGAAGGCCGCATGATCGAGGGCATCACCAACGACCGGGTGTCGTCGGCGGCGCTGCCGTCGCGCGAGAGGTCGCTGGTCATTGCGCTCGCCATGGGCGAGCGCAAGCTGCCGGGCATCCTCGCCGCCGTCAACCGGCGGCTGGTCAATGGCCTGATCACCGACGAGCGCACCGCGACGGCGCTGCTCGGCGGCTGA
- a CDS encoding HAD family hydrolase — translation MTPKAVFWDMDGTLVDSEPLHEAALVAALRSVGIAPPADLHNRVLGIAAWPVYEMLRDEFGLALPFDDWIVRKYDHYLPMAETLKPRPGAIEVFNELQALGVQQAVVSNSDRLIVDANLSAVGLTYPGMRTISRNDVIDGKPLPEPFLRAAYLAGVDPADAVAVDDSLTGAMAGLAAGMKTIFWPEAPMEGPPGAVVINSANELRTQLGL, via the coding sequence ATGACGCCGAAAGCGGTTTTCTGGGACATGGACGGAACGCTGGTCGACAGCGAGCCGCTGCATGAGGCCGCCCTTGTCGCCGCGCTGCGCAGCGTCGGCATCGCGCCGCCGGCCGATCTGCACAACCGCGTGCTCGGCATCGCGGCATGGCCAGTCTATGAGATGCTGCGCGACGAGTTCGGCCTTGCGCTGCCCTTCGACGACTGGATCGTGCGCAAATACGACCATTATCTGCCAATGGCCGAGACGCTGAAGCCGCGCCCCGGGGCGATCGAGGTCTTCAATGAATTGCAGGCGCTGGGCGTGCAGCAGGCGGTGGTATCGAATTCCGATCGGCTGATCGTCGACGCCAATCTCAGCGCGGTCGGACTCACCTATCCAGGCATGCGGACGATCAGCCGCAACGACGTGATCGATGGCAAGCCGCTTCCAGAACCCTTCCTGCGCGCTGCGTATCTTGCCGGCGTCGACCCGGCGGACGCAGTCGCGGTTGACGACAGCTTGACCGGCGCCATGGCCGGACTGGCCGCCGGGATGAAGACGATTTTCTGGCCGGAGGCGCCGATGGAAGGCCCGCCGGGCGCGGTTGTTATCAACAGTGCGAACGAATTGCGGACGCAATTGGGGCTCTGA